The DNA sequence TCGTACGTGCGCAGCCTCGTCTCCAGTGTCATGTACTGCATTCTGGAGCCCCTGGCGGCCTCCATCAACCCGCTCAACGACCACTGGACCCTGAGGGACTACGCCGCCCTGCTCCTAAGCCACATCTTCTGGTGGGTGAGGCGCCCAGGGACCACTTACATGGGAGACATTTTGgcaaggaccccctcataatcccTATAACTATGTGGAAAGTGAACCcctgtatatttatggtttggCACTATTGGTTGATTttgcgtgtgggtgtgtgtgtggggggggggtcttgatgacaaggaactatgttgaagtgtgttcagagcttcatttagacaaaaatagtgcattgctgtcatcttgtggcctcttggtgcgaaggaactatgttgaagtgagttgagtagctttatttagacaaaagtagtgctttgctgccatctggtggcatctctAGGCAACTTTAAACCTTTTTAGGAGGGAGTCAATTACTGGTGGATGACAGaaatttaaaatttgaaaacaaattcctatgttttaaagaaaaaaagtggtaattaTGACAAAGtggtatttttcaaaaataaaaaagtagtcTTTACTAGAGCGAGGCGTATTTTGTCTGGATGAAAAGCTTTCAAATTATTTAGCACTCTTCCCTTCAGCTCCGGCTCGCAGGCCCCAGCTCGACAAGCGCTAAGCGGCGGTAACCGTTCTCAAAATGTGATTCCAGGACTCACGGCGATCTGGTGAGCGGGCTCTACCACCAGATCCTCCTGTCTCTTCAGAAGGTTCTGTCGGATCCCGTGAGACCGCTGTGCTCCCACTACGGAGCTGTGGTGGGCCTTCATGCTCTCGGATGGAAGGTATGTTCCACTAGTGAGGAGGGCGACGAATGGTCCGCGGCTCTGCTGCTTCATGAAAAtctatttcttcatttttttaaaattaattcttCTCGTGaaataattgattgattgattgtaaaaaataatCTAGGAAAAATATGAGTCCATCCATACGCTTTCTGTACAGCTACATCCTATTGATTGTATTGtaagtataaatatatatatttttttaaaaatacacatatatttaacattttctaatttctctgaaaaatacatttaacgtTTCAATTGTAAGTAAATTCAAActaaatggaaataaattagATTGAAATTTTCTATTGAAATAAGcaatttcatgtattttacatacacattttacctCATCTATGACTGACTTGgccttatttattttattagtttttggtTAGCTGAtttattatgaaaaataaaaagagatatGAAGTGATTTTACGTGTACATCTTGGAATTAATTGTGTTTAATCGTTGAATAATGATaacaattatgattttattatgtattacttATTTTAAAACTCGCGCCCAACGTTACAGGCTGTGGAAAGAGTTCTCTTCCCACATCTTCCTGCCTACTGGGCCAACCTGCAGGCTGTGCTGGACGACTACTCGGTGTCCAACGCCCAGGTCAAAGCAGACGGACACAAGGTCTACGGAGCCATCTTGGTTAGTCCGCAAGGATCCCTAATTGCTCCCAAAATCATTATCTATCGACTTCAAGTACGGCATCATTGTTCCTGTATCTAGACCAGCGTCGTAGAGTGGCAGGAATGACAGAATAAATCAATGCTCCTTCCGCTCGATGGCGGACGGTAGCGTATCCACGTTTTGCTCTTCAAACTACAGAATCATAGCGTTGTCATTTTATACTCAGCACGTCTGTCAGTAATTTGAGACAAATTATGTTGAACCAACCCCTCCCAGCCactgaaacacatttcaacttgtGCGTAGGTGGCGGTAGAGCGCTTGCTGAAGATGAAGGCTCTGTCCCTGACCCAGCCGGCAGCCGACGGCGGCCCCGGCGCTCATTCGGGCTCGGCGGCAGGCGTTTTGGCGTACAGGGTGAGCTCCCCCGGTCTCAGCCCGCCGCCGGAACCTCTGTCCGAGGCCGCCCTGGGCATCGCCAGCCACCTTCAGACGGGCGGCGCCGGGTGCCCGTGGGAGGACTGGACCCCCGTCCCGCTGCCCGCCATGTACTGCGAGCTCTACTCCTTCTTCGGGGACAGCCTGGCGGTGCGCTTCAGCACCGGGCCCGGGTTGGGCGGCGCCCCCGCGCAGCCCGGCGATGCCAGGAAAGACCCCCCCGCGCCCGCCTCCAATCACGACACCGCCCGGAAGATGCCCCAGCTCACGGCCAACCTGAACATCAGTCCCAGGCAGGATGGGAGTCCCCGGACCGACCCGCCCCCACCCAGCCTGGCTGCTACCGGCTCCGGAAGGTACGGAGAAGAAAATTCCGTGGGTGAACCTTTGCAGACCGCTgcatttttttcgttttttttttggcccgcCGCATTATTTTTGATGAAAAAGAACAACTGTAATTtatgacttttgtttttcattatgaGATGTAAATAACTTTGAATGTTACATGATATCAGACTTGATATAAACAACATTTCAAATGctcacatatatattttttccccaccagGGCTGCGGCTCGCTCCTCGTCGTCGTCTGTTCAGCGTTCTCGACCCTCCGCATCACGCCCGGGCCAGCGGCAGGCGGGTCCGTCTCGCGACGTTTTCCCCAAAGCTCGCTTCACCTCCCCTCAGGCGGGACCCCTCGTCTTCTCCTTCCTCATTGGCGGCAGACAAATGGGCCGCAGTTGCCGGGGCCGCCGCCCTTTCCAGACCACCTTTGCCCTGACTCCGGCGTCGGCCGCCGTCGCGCCGCGCGCTTACGCCCACAAACTGCCCGTCATCGGTCGGGTGGGAAAACCCGTTCGCCGTTGGGCTCACTATTCCCTTTACCTTCCCCTTTAGAGAAGGGCTTCTCaagcacttttttaaaatgatacgaCATAATAATGTTGACTTTGACAGACATTTCTTGGCAGATTTCTCCAGAGCAGCTccttcagtttttcttctttttgtaatCAAACTTTGTTGGATACTTgcttttggtgttgtttttgacAGAATAGTACATGTAAAATGCTGTGATGCTTGGTTTTACAAATAGTAATATTAAATAAAGAACGGAAATCacattggtgtgtttttttttttatgtgaggcatattttttaattcctattatGTGATCGCCACAATATCCCAGACTTTTTTTGGGTAGATAGACTACAACGATATGTCCCAGAAATATACTGTAgtgatacatttttgtttt is a window from the Phycodurus eques isolate BA_2022a chromosome 23, UOR_Pequ_1.1, whole genome shotgun sequence genome containing:
- the taf6l gene encoding TAF6-like RNA polymerase II p300/CBP-associated factor-associated factor 65 kDa subunit 6L isoform X1, translated to MAEREERRFAEVSLGSVKLMAESAGVDLGDDVAALLAEDVCYRLREATQSSSHFMRHAKRRKLTVEDFNRALRWSNVEAICGYGSQDALPFRSVKEGELFFIEERDVNLVELALATNIPKGCAETMVRVSVSYLDGKGNVEPQGTVPSAVQSLSEDLLKYYQQITRAILGEDPQLMKVALLDVQSNSKIAALLPYFVYVISGVKSVSHDLEQLNRLLHMVKSLVQNPYLYLGSYVRSLVSSVMYCILEPLAASINPLNDHWTLRDYAALLLSHIFWTHGDLVSGLYHQILLSLQKVLSDPVRPLCSHYGAVVGLHALGWKAVERVLFPHLPAYWANLQAVLDDYSVSNAQVKADGHKVYGAILVAVERLLKMKALSLTQPAADGGPGAHSGSAAGVLAYRVSSPGLSPPPEPLSEAALGIASHLQTGGAGCPWEDWTPVPLPAMYCELYSFFGDSLAVRFSTGPGLGGAPAQPGDARKDPPAPASNHDTARKMPQLTANLNISPRQDGSPRTDPPPPSLAATGSGRAAARSSSSSVQRSRPSASRPGQRQAGPSRDVFPKARFTSPQAGPLVFSFLIGGRQMGRSCRGRRPFQTTFALTPASAAVAPRAYAHKLPVIGRVGKPVRRWAHYSLYLPL
- the taf6l gene encoding TAF6-like RNA polymerase II p300/CBP-associated factor-associated factor 65 kDa subunit 6L isoform X2; translation: MRHAKRRKLTVEDFNRALRWSNVEAICGYGSQDALPFRSVKEGELFFIEERDVNLVELALATNIPKGCAETMVRVSVSYLDGKGNVEPQGTVPSAVQSLSEDLLKYYQQITRAILGEDPQLMKVALLDVQSNSKIAALLPYFVYVISGVKSVSHDLEQLNRLLHMVKSLVQNPYLYLGSYVRSLVSSVMYCILEPLAASINPLNDHWTLRDYAALLLSHIFWTHGDLVSGLYHQILLSLQKVLSDPVRPLCSHYGAVVGLHALGWKAVERVLFPHLPAYWANLQAVLDDYSVSNAQVKADGHKVYGAILVAVERLLKMKALSLTQPAADGGPGAHSGSAAGVLAYRVSSPGLSPPPEPLSEAALGIASHLQTGGAGCPWEDWTPVPLPAMYCELYSFFGDSLAVRFSTGPGLGGAPAQPGDARKDPPAPASNHDTARKMPQLTANLNISPRQDGSPRTDPPPPSLAATGSGRAAARSSSSSVQRSRPSASRPGQRQAGPSRDVFPKARFTSPQAGPLVFSFLIGGRQMGRSCRGRRPFQTTFALTPASAAVAPRAYAHKLPVIGRVGKPVRRWAHYSLYLPL